Proteins from one Deinococcus aestuarii genomic window:
- a CDS encoding SDR family oxidoreductase, with protein sequence MKINLKPLNEQVIVITGASSGIGLSTARMAAKEGARLVLAARSEEALRQLVWQITDDGGQAIHVVADVSREEDVARIAEVARERFGGFDTWVNNAGVGMYGRLEQLSVEDMRRLFDVNFWGLVYGSREALKTLKTRGGALINVGSVVSDRSLPLQGLYASSKHAVKGFTDALRMELEDEEAPVSVTLIKPGPIDTPFPLHARNYLEVEPKHVPPVYAPETVARAILHAAVTPTRDLFVGGGGRGIAALGEIAPRATDKAMEAAVIPGTQSDRPP encoded by the coding sequence ATGAAAATCAACCTCAAGCCCCTTAACGAGCAGGTCATCGTGATCACGGGCGCGTCGAGCGGCATCGGGCTCTCGACGGCGCGGATGGCGGCGAAGGAAGGCGCCCGCCTCGTCCTCGCGGCCCGCAGCGAGGAGGCGTTGCGACAGCTCGTCTGGCAGATCACCGACGACGGCGGGCAGGCCATCCACGTGGTGGCGGACGTGAGCCGCGAGGAGGACGTGGCGCGCATCGCCGAGGTCGCGCGCGAACGTTTCGGCGGCTTCGACACCTGGGTGAACAACGCGGGCGTCGGCATGTACGGGAGGCTCGAACAGCTCAGCGTGGAGGACATGCGCCGCCTCTTCGACGTGAACTTCTGGGGCCTGGTGTACGGCTCGCGCGAGGCGCTGAAAACCCTCAAGACGCGCGGCGGGGCGCTCATCAACGTGGGCAGCGTCGTCTCCGACCGTTCCCTCCCGCTCCAGGGCCTCTACGCCTCCTCCAAGCACGCCGTCAAGGGCTTCACCGACGCCCTGCGCATGGAGCTGGAGGACGAGGAGGCGCCCGTCTCCGTCACCCTGATCAAGCCGGGCCCCATCGACACGCCCTTTCCCCTGCACGCGCGCAACTATCTGGAGGTCGAGCCCAAGCACGTCCCGCCGGTCTACGCGCCCGAGACGGTGGCCCGCGCGATCCTGCACGCGGCGGTGACGCCCACCCGCGACCTCTTCGTCGGCGGGGGGGGCCGGGGCATCGCCGCCCTCGGTGAGATCGCCCCCCGCGCCACCGACAAGGCGATGGAGGCCGCCGTCATCCCCGGCACCCAGAGCGACCGCCCGCCCC
- a CDS encoding SDR family oxidoreductase, whose amino-acid sequence MSEEKQKTLPAQQQSDRPGHESEMDPQPVYIKPDYKAAGKLQGKAAIITGGDSGIGRAVAVHFAREGADVAIVYLDESEDAQKTKRLVEEAGQKCLTIAGDVGDPQFCQQAVGQAVDAFGRLDILVNNAAEQHPQESLTDISPEQLEKTFRTNIFGYFYMAQAALEHLKEGSTIINTSSVTDYKGSPQLIDYASTKGAIVAFTRSLSMQLVEKGIRVNGVAPGPIWTPLIPSTFPPEKVETFGADVPMARPGQPAEVATCFVFLASDDSSYISGQMLHPNGGEVVNG is encoded by the coding sequence ATGAGCGAAGAGAAGCAGAAGACGCTACCCGCCCAGCAGCAGAGCGACCGTCCCGGCCACGAGAGCGAGATGGACCCGCAACCCGTGTACATCAAGCCCGACTACAAGGCCGCCGGGAAGCTCCAGGGCAAGGCCGCCATCATCACGGGCGGGGACAGCGGCATCGGCCGGGCGGTCGCCGTCCACTTCGCAAGGGAGGGCGCCGACGTCGCTATCGTCTATCTCGACGAGTCGGAGGACGCGCAGAAGACGAAGCGGCTCGTCGAGGAGGCTGGGCAGAAGTGCCTGACCATCGCGGGCGACGTGGGCGACCCGCAGTTCTGCCAGCAGGCCGTGGGGCAGGCGGTGGACGCCTTCGGACGGCTCGACATCCTGGTGAACAACGCCGCCGAGCAGCACCCGCAGGAGAGCCTGACCGACATCAGCCCCGAGCAACTGGAGAAGACCTTCCGCACGAACATCTTCGGGTACTTCTACATGGCGCAGGCGGCGCTGGAGCACCTGAAGGAAGGCTCGACGATCATCAACACCTCCTCGGTCACCGACTACAAGGGCAGCCCGCAGCTCATCGACTACGCCTCGACGAAGGGCGCCATCGTGGCCTTCACGCGCTCCCTCTCGATGCAGCTCGTTGAGAAGGGCATCCGGGTGAACGGCGTGGCGCCGGGCCCGATCTGGACGCCGCTGATCCCCTCCACCTTCCCGCCCGAGAAGGTCGAGACCTTCGGTGCCGACGTGCCGATGGCGCGGCCCGGCCAGCCCGCCGAGGTGGCGACCTGCTTCGTCTTCCTGGCGTCCGACGATTCGAGCTACATCAGCGGCCAGATGCTCCACCCCAACGGCGGCGAGGTCGTCAACGGCTGA
- a CDS encoding sulfocyanin-like copper-binding protein — translation MKRLALAASLLATAALAQTSGTTTAQPTMGPVVTTNADTKTVQVNFVAGEGGHNNGLNYNGDAKGEKTLTVPLGWTIEVRLSNAGRMPHDFAVVAGAAVPANTGQARLAFPDAATKVVLPTGAAEGAKFTANRPGTYLILCRVGRHAQNGMYVKMTVANGLRTASYQ, via the coding sequence ATGAAACGACTCGCGCTCGCCGCCTCACTCCTCGCCACCGCCGCTCTCGCGCAGACCTCGGGCACCACGACCGCCCAGCCGACGATGGGACCCGTCGTGACCACGAACGCCGACACGAAGACGGTGCAGGTCAACTTCGTGGCGGGGGAGGGCGGCCACAACAACGGGCTGAATTACAACGGAGACGCCAAGGGCGAGAAGACGCTGACGGTGCCGCTCGGGTGGACGATTGAGGTCCGGCTGAGCAACGCCGGACGGATGCCGCACGACTTCGCGGTGGTCGCGGGCGCGGCGGTGCCCGCCAACACCGGCCAGGCCCGGCTCGCCTTTCCCGACGCCGCGACGAAGGTGGTCCTGCCCACCGGAGCGGCGGAGGGCGCGAAGTTCACCGCCAACCGGCCCGGGACGTATCTGATTCTATGCCGGGTGGGCCGTCACGCGCAAAACGGGATGTACGTGAAGATGACCGTGGCAAACGGCCTCCGGACCGCGAGCTATCAGTAA
- a CDS encoding alpha/beta hydrolase family protein, whose product MPPTSTLRDETRVPGGTRLRLDLQVGGVSVPAVLHLPSVSPGVRVPAALLLHGYSSRGDVMADSVGTALLRRGVASLAPDLPLHGTRGNPLELQSLRNPLEVARLWRLALREGEAGVEYLRAHPAVRPDGVAVVGYSLGSFLGVTLAARSGEVRALVLAAGGDLPLGTPLTAVARAIVDPPRAARSLAGCPLLMVNGRHDPVIRPEQAERLFNAAGQPKELRWWDGGHSVPQAVVEDAAEWLARHLREGERARPAPPR is encoded by the coding sequence ATGCCGCCCACCTCCACCCTCCGCGACGAAACCCGGGTTCCCGGCGGCACGCGCCTGCGCCTCGACTTGCAGGTGGGCGGGGTGTCCGTGCCCGCCGTCTTGCACCTGCCCAGCGTGTCACCGGGGGTGAGGGTGCCCGCCGCTCTCCTGCTCCACGGTTACTCCTCGCGCGGGGACGTGATGGCCGATTCGGTGGGCACGGCGCTGCTGCGGCGCGGGGTGGCCTCGCTCGCCCCCGACCTGCCGCTGCACGGCACGCGCGGCAATCCGCTGGAGTTGCAGTCCCTCCGCAACCCCCTGGAGGTCGCCCGGCTGTGGCGGCTGGCCCTGCGCGAGGGAGAGGCCGGGGTGGAGTATCTGCGCGCGCACCCCGCCGTGCGCCCGGACGGGGTGGCGGTGGTGGGCTACTCGCTGGGCTCCTTCCTGGGCGTGACCCTCGCCGCGCGGTCGGGTGAGGTCCGGGCGCTCGTCCTCGCGGCGGGGGGCGACCTGCCGCTGGGAACGCCGCTCACCGCCGTCGCCCGCGCCATCGTGGACCCCCCGCGCGCCGCGCGCTCGCTCGCGGGTTGCCCCCTCCTGATGGTGAACGGGCGGCACGACCCGGTGATCCGCCCCGAGCAGGCCGAGCGGCTCTTCAACGCGGCGGGTCAGCCCAAGGAGTTGCGCTGGTGGGACGGCGGGCACAGCGTTCCGCAGGCGGTGGTCGAGGACGCGGCCGAGTGGCTGGCCCGGCACCTGCGGGAGGGGGAGCGCGCCCGGCCCGCCCCCCCGCGCTGA
- a CDS encoding substrate-binding domain-containing protein produces MTHLTRLALLSAALVASSALAQTKQVIGVSIPAADHGWTAGVVYHANQAKAQLEKQYPGAQIIVKTAKDANEQANQIQDLYTVNKINALVILPQESAPLTRPVANLKNRGVFVTVVDRGLTDPKAQDAYVAGDNTGFGRVAGEYVARQLGPNGGNVVVLRGIPTVIDNQRNDAFRAAVAKNPKVKILDARYGNWNRDDAFKVMQDYLTRFPRIDAVWASDDDMAVGVLRAIGQAKRTDIRLVLGGAGMKEMVKRVMDGGDKLITANVTYPPSMIADAMRLTVESRMKGTPMKASTIIPSVLVTKENAARFYFPNSPF; encoded by the coding sequence ATGACCCACCTCACCCGCCTGGCCCTCCTCTCCGCCGCCCTCGTCGCCTCCTCGGCCCTCGCGCAGACGAAGCAGGTGATCGGCGTGTCCATCCCCGCCGCCGACCACGGCTGGACGGCGGGCGTCGTGTACCACGCCAACCAGGCGAAGGCGCAACTGGAAAAGCAGTATCCGGGTGCCCAGATCATCGTGAAGACGGCCAAGGACGCCAACGAACAGGCGAATCAGATTCAGGACCTCTACACGGTCAACAAGATCAACGCGCTCGTGATCCTGCCGCAGGAGAGTGCGCCGCTGACCCGCCCGGTCGCCAACCTGAAAAACCGGGGCGTGTTCGTGACGGTGGTGGACCGCGGCCTGACCGATCCCAAGGCGCAGGACGCCTATGTAGCGGGAGACAACACGGGCTTCGGGCGGGTGGCAGGCGAGTACGTCGCGCGGCAGCTCGGGCCGAACGGGGGCAACGTGGTCGTCCTGCGCGGCATTCCTACCGTGATCGACAACCAGCGCAACGACGCCTTCCGCGCCGCCGTGGCGAAGAACCCCAAGGTCAAGATTCTCGACGCCCGCTACGGCAACTGGAACCGCGACGACGCCTTCAAGGTCATGCAGGACTACCTCACCCGCTTCCCCAGGATTGACGCGGTGTGGGCCTCCGACGACGACATGGCGGTCGGCGTGCTGCGCGCCATCGGGCAGGCGAAGCGCACCGACATCCGCCTCGTCCTCGGCGGCGCGGGCATGAAGGAGATGGTCAAGCGGGTGATGGACGGGGGAGACAAGCTCATCACCGCCAACGTCACCTACCCGCCCAGCATGATCGCCGACGCGATGCGCCTGACCGTCGAGAGCCGCATGAAGGGCACGCCCATGAAGGCGAGCACGATCATCCCCTCGGTGCTCGTGACGAAGGAGAACGCGGCCCGGTTCTACTTCCCCAACTCGCCCTTCTGA
- a CDS encoding ABC transporter permease, with the protein MSTPSPALRPTEGPSFLGRLGRLGPLLGLLALMLVATLLNPDFLGVSNLTNILTRAAFTGIIAVGMTFVIISGGIDLSVGSLAALIAGSMILVMNDLVPSLGAGWATIGVGMLTALALGALAGLFHGVTITKGRIEPFIVTLGTLGIYRAVLTYLSQGGAISLDLGVSERYSPVFYGSLLGIPIPILVFALVALLGGLILNRTRYGRYVQAIGSNEQVARYAAINVTGVKVATYMLLGVCVAIATILYVPRLGSASPSTGLLWELEAIAAVIIGGTALKGGHGRIWGTVVGAILLVTIENTLNLTNIISVYLNAAVQGVVIILVAFFQRGERR; encoded by the coding sequence ATGTCCACGCCTAGCCCGGCCCTGCGCCCCACCGAGGGGCCGTCCTTCCTCGGTCGCCTGGGACGGCTGGGGCCGCTCCTGGGCCTCCTCGCCCTGATGCTCGTCGCCACGCTCCTCAACCCGGACTTCCTGGGCGTCAGCAACCTCACCAACATCCTGACGCGCGCGGCCTTCACGGGCATCATCGCGGTGGGGATGACCTTCGTGATCATCTCGGGCGGGATCGACCTCTCCGTCGGCTCGCTCGCCGCGCTGATTGCGGGTTCGATGATCCTCGTGATGAACGACCTCGTGCCCTCGCTCGGCGCCGGGTGGGCGACCATCGGGGTCGGGATGCTCACCGCCCTTGCGCTGGGAGCGCTCGCCGGGCTCTTCCACGGGGTCACGATCACCAAAGGAAGGATCGAACCCTTCATCGTCACGCTGGGGACGCTGGGCATCTACCGCGCCGTCCTGACCTACCTCTCGCAGGGGGGCGCCATCTCGCTCGACCTCGGCGTGAGCGAGCGGTACAGCCCGGTCTTCTACGGCTCGCTGCTGGGCATCCCCATCCCCATTCTCGTCTTCGCGCTCGTCGCGCTGCTGGGCGGGCTGATCCTCAACCGTACCCGTTACGGGCGCTACGTGCAGGCCATCGGCAGCAACGAGCAGGTGGCCCGCTACGCCGCGATCAACGTGACCGGGGTGAAGGTCGCCACCTACATGCTCCTGGGCGTCTGTGTCGCCATCGCCACGATCCTTTACGTGCCGCGCCTGGGCAGCGCCTCGCCGTCCACCGGGCTCCTGTGGGAGCTGGAGGCCATCGCCGCCGTGATCATCGGGGGAACGGCCCTCAAGGGCGGGCACGGGCGTATCTGGGGAACGGTGGTGGGCGCGATCCTCCTCGTGACCATCGAGAACACCCTCAACCTCACCAACATCATCAGCGTGTACCTCAACGCGGCGGTGCAGGGCGTCGTGATCATCCTCGTCGCGTTCTTCCAGCGCGGGGAGCGGAGATGA
- a CDS encoding sugar ABC transporter ATP-binding protein: MTNADFIVFDGISKRFGPVEVLRDVSFGVRRGEVHALLGENGAGKSTLVKILGGYHAPSAGSVLLEGQPVHFTSSRDAEARGIVLIHQEFNLAEDLTVAQNIYLGHEPGSVLIDDRAMEAGARAALERLNVTLDPRRRVRDLSVPQKQLVEIAKALARDARVLIMDEPTAALTLRETDTLLTLIRRLRDSGVTILYISHKLDEVERVADRVTVLRDGAYVTSNETRELTQAQMANLMVGRELEDMFPERQPPGSEELLHVEGLTVPGWSRDVGFTLRRGEVLGLAGLVGSGRTESFEGLFGLRPRNVSQVRLRGRPIRLRNARDAARAGLVYLSEDRKGKGLLVDFALTPNLTLMTLEHYARPLLDVGAERRRMGEAVREYHIRAGRLDVTASALSGGNQQKLALAKILEASPDAIVLDEPTRGVDVGAKREIYHLVHTLAAAGKGVVVISSELPELLGLCHRLLVMHAGRLVGELTGEDMTEHEVIQYATGLKTGPVRSAHVHA, from the coding sequence GTGACGAATGCCGATTTCATCGTGTTCGACGGCATCTCCAAACGCTTCGGCCCGGTCGAGGTATTGCGCGACGTTTCCTTCGGCGTGCGGCGGGGCGAGGTTCACGCCCTCCTCGGCGAGAACGGGGCGGGGAAGAGCACCCTCGTCAAGATTCTGGGCGGCTACCACGCGCCCAGCGCAGGAAGCGTGCTGCTGGAGGGCCAGCCCGTTCACTTCACCTCCAGCCGCGACGCCGAGGCACGGGGTATCGTCCTGATCCACCAGGAATTCAACCTCGCCGAGGACCTGACCGTCGCGCAGAACATCTACCTGGGACACGAGCCGGGGAGCGTCCTGATCGACGACCGGGCGATGGAGGCGGGGGCGCGGGCGGCTCTGGAGCGCCTGAACGTCACCCTCGATCCGCGCCGCCGGGTGCGCGACCTCAGCGTGCCCCAGAAGCAGCTCGTGGAGATTGCCAAGGCCCTCGCGCGTGACGCCCGCGTCCTGATCATGGACGAGCCCACCGCCGCCCTCACCCTGCGGGAGACGGACACGCTGCTCACTCTGATCCGCCGCCTGCGCGACTCCGGCGTCACCATCCTCTACATCAGCCACAAGCTCGACGAGGTGGAGCGGGTAGCCGACCGGGTGACCGTCCTGCGCGACGGGGCGTACGTGACCAGCAACGAGACGCGCGAGCTGACCCAGGCGCAGATGGCGAACCTGATGGTCGGGCGCGAGTTGGAGGACATGTTCCCCGAGCGGCAGCCGCCGGGCTCCGAGGAATTGCTCCACGTGGAGGGCCTGACCGTGCCCGGCTGGTCGCGGGACGTGGGGTTTACCCTGCGGAGGGGAGAGGTCCTGGGCCTCGCGGGGCTGGTGGGCTCGGGCCGCACGGAGAGCTTCGAGGGGCTGTTCGGTCTGCGGCCTAGAAATGTCTCTCAAGTGCGCCTGCGTGGTCGTCCCATTCGCCTGAGAAATGCTCGGGACGCCGCCCGGGCTGGCCTCGTCTACCTCAGCGAGGACCGCAAGGGGAAGGGCCTGCTGGTGGACTTCGCCCTCACGCCCAACCTGACGTTGATGACGCTGGAGCACTACGCCCGTCCCCTCCTCGACGTGGGGGCCGAGCGGCGGCGGATGGGGGAGGCGGTCCGCGAGTACCACATCCGGGCCGGACGGCTCGACGTGACCGCCTCCGCGCTCTCGGGCGGCAACCAGCAGAAGCTCGCCCTGGCGAAGATTCTGGAGGCCAGCCCCGACGCGATCGTCCTCGACGAGCCGACGCGCGGGGTGGACGTGGGCGCCAAGCGCGAGATCTACCACCTCGTCCACACGCTCGCGGCGGCGGGCAAGGGCGTGGTCGTGATCAGCAGCGAGCTGCCCGAACTCCTCGGCCTGTGTCACCGCCTGCTGGTGATGCACGCGGGAAGGCTCGTCGGCGAGCTGACGGGAGAGGACATGACCGAACACGAAGTCATCCAGTACGCGACAGGCCTCAAGACGGGCCCGGTCAGGAGCGCCCATGTCCACGCCTAG
- a CDS encoding Gfo/Idh/MocA family protein — MTRRLRMGMVGGGKDAFIGAVHRHAAALDGQIDFVAGALSSTPEKARASGLALGLADDRNYGSWEEMLERELGREDRIDFVSVVTPNHMHYPVAKAFAQAGINVVSDKPMVVSSEQAQDLIRVVEASGVVFAVTYNYTGYPMVRQARQMVRSGQLGEIRKVIVEYHQGWLAQEQDEEANKQAGWRTDPARSGMGGAIGDIGSHAENLVSTVTGLELEAICADLTAFVPGRRLDDDANVLLRFRGGAKGLLTVSQVEIGRENDLRLSVFGTKGSLHWRQEEPNHLLYDTLDGPRQVLTRGSPYISDAAKRATRLPPGHPEAFLEAFANIYLGAAAHIRARMEGREHVPDYPTVEDGARGVHFIEKTVESAHGEAKWTDTAWRAARASR, encoded by the coding sequence ATGACCCGCCGCCTGCGCATGGGCATGGTCGGCGGCGGCAAGGACGCCTTTATCGGGGCCGTCCACCGCCACGCCGCCGCCCTCGACGGGCAGATCGACTTCGTGGCGGGGGCGCTGTCGAGCACGCCGGAGAAGGCCCGCGCGTCGGGGCTCGCCCTGGGGCTGGCGGACGACCGCAACTACGGTTCGTGGGAGGAGATGCTCGAGCGGGAGTTGGGGCGCGAGGACCGGATCGACTTCGTTTCCGTCGTCACGCCCAACCACATGCACTACCCGGTGGCGAAGGCGTTCGCCCAGGCCGGGATCAACGTCGTCAGCGACAAGCCGATGGTCGTCAGCAGCGAGCAGGCCCAGGACCTGATCCGCGTGGTCGAGGCGTCGGGGGTCGTCTTCGCCGTCACCTACAACTACACCGGCTACCCGATGGTGCGACAGGCCCGCCAGATGGTGCGCTCGGGGCAACTGGGCGAGATCCGCAAGGTCATCGTGGAGTACCACCAGGGCTGGCTGGCCCAGGAGCAGGACGAGGAGGCGAACAAGCAGGCGGGCTGGCGCACCGACCCCGCCCGCAGCGGCATGGGCGGCGCCATCGGCGACATCGGCTCGCATGCGGAAAACCTCGTCTCCACCGTGACGGGGCTGGAGCTGGAGGCGATCTGCGCCGACCTCACCGCCTTCGTGCCGGGGCGACGGCTGGACGACGACGCGAACGTGCTGCTGCGTTTCCGGGGCGGGGCGAAGGGCCTCCTGACCGTCTCCCAGGTCGAGATCGGCCGCGAGAACGACCTGCGGCTGAGCGTCTTCGGCACGAAGGGCAGCCTGCACTGGCGACAGGAGGAGCCCAACCACCTGCTCTACGACACCCTCGACGGTCCGAGGCAGGTTCTCACGCGCGGGAGCCCGTATATCAGCGACGCGGCCAAACGGGCGACCCGCCTCCCCCCCGGGCACCCCGAGGCGTTCCTGGAAGCCTTCGCCAACATCTACCTCGGCGCCGCCGCCCATATCCGCGCCAGGATGGAGGGCCGGGAGCACGTGCCCGACTACCCCACGGTGGAGGACGGGGCACGCGGAGTCCACTTCATCGAGAAGACGGTGGAGAGTGCTCACGGTGAGGCGAAGTGGACGGACACGGCGTGGCGGGCAGCGCGGGCGAGCCGTTGA
- a CDS encoding ABC transporter substrate-binding protein has product MNRRLTLTALILAAPALASTAEAAPGSWRGTIYMSAADYAPNFPGVKKESQLKVFQQIADEYEKLYPGIKIRFHNQPIPDTNTMIRVKAAAGELFDVYWAQAYSLNSTLPKGVAVDLAPAFKQPNAYIPGNKAWQDVMDKAQLAEGRNPSGAVYTLSGDKVAYTIFYNKDLLKKVGITKAPATWPELIAASKKLQAAGIFPMHAVPAYPWWSRHFLTDFYSKDYAKLTGYDGLPGQSPLDEAVAIHKGILTPKDDRFMSWWPVMKQFTDTWPKDYLTADPAKNYDAFQDFVGQKEAMLYEGSYKVREMLDAGVKFPVGAFNFPKLSKNESKYTTGVNTANAYSGTGGFQFAMSTPLANKTMREKGKPEAVLDWMRFFGTPKNLQRLTTEQGTYAPTWPGTSVKLALSNFDSGAITSQIKLPERSIGAQTASANLGWVDMQRIFGLYLSGNITLDQAKAQAQTVLDRAAQDYARKNKVDLSKY; this is encoded by the coding sequence ATGAACCGCAGACTGACCCTGACCGCCCTGATTCTGGCCGCGCCCGCCCTGGCCTCGACGGCGGAGGCCGCGCCCGGCTCCTGGCGGGGCACGATCTACATGAGCGCCGCGGATTACGCGCCCAACTTCCCGGGCGTGAAGAAAGAAAGCCAGCTCAAGGTCTTCCAGCAGATCGCCGACGAGTACGAGAAACTCTATCCCGGCATCAAGATCCGGTTCCACAACCAGCCCATCCCCGACACGAACACCATGATCCGGGTGAAGGCGGCGGCGGGCGAACTCTTCGACGTGTACTGGGCCCAGGCCTACAGCCTGAATTCCACCCTGCCCAAGGGGGTGGCGGTGGACCTCGCGCCCGCTTTCAAGCAGCCCAACGCCTATATCCCCGGCAACAAGGCGTGGCAGGATGTGATGGACAAGGCCCAGCTCGCCGAGGGCCGCAACCCCAGCGGCGCCGTGTACACCCTGAGCGGCGACAAGGTGGCGTACACGATCTTTTACAACAAAGACCTCCTCAAGAAGGTCGGGATCACCAAGGCGCCCGCGACCTGGCCCGAACTCATCGCCGCGTCGAAGAAGCTCCAGGCCGCCGGGATCTTTCCCATGCACGCCGTGCCCGCCTACCCGTGGTGGAGCCGCCACTTCCTGACCGACTTCTACAGCAAGGACTACGCCAAACTCACGGGCTACGACGGCCTGCCCGGCCAGTCGCCGCTCGACGAGGCGGTGGCGATTCATAAGGGCATCCTGACGCCCAAGGACGACCGCTTCATGTCGTGGTGGCCGGTGATGAAGCAGTTCACCGACACCTGGCCGAAGGACTACCTCACCGCCGACCCGGCCAAGAACTACGACGCCTTCCAGGACTTCGTGGGCCAGAAAGAGGCGATGCTCTACGAGGGCAGTTACAAGGTGCGCGAGATGCTCGACGCGGGCGTGAAGTTCCCGGTGGGGGCCTTCAACTTCCCGAAGCTCTCCAAAAACGAGAGCAAGTACACGACCGGCGTGAACACGGCGAACGCCTACTCGGGCACGGGCGGCTTCCAGTTCGCGATGAGCACGCCGCTCGCCAACAAGACCATGCGTGAGAAGGGCAAGCCCGAGGCGGTGCTCGACTGGATGCGCTTTTTCGGAACGCCGAAGAACCTCCAGCGCCTGACCACCGAGCAGGGCACCTACGCGCCCACCTGGCCCGGCACGAGCGTCAAGCTGGCGCTGAGCAACTTCGACTCCGGGGCGATCACGTCGCAGATCAAACTGCCCGAGCGGTCCATCGGGGCGCAGACCGCCTCGGCGAACCTGGGCTGGGTGGACATGCAGCGCATCTTCGGGCTGTACCTCAGCGGGAACATCACGCTCGACCAGGCCAAGGCGCAGGCGCAGACGGTGCTCGACCGAGCGGCGCAGGACTACGCCCGCAAGAACAAGGTCGACCTCTCCAAGTACTGA
- a CDS encoding carbohydrate ABC transporter permease, which translates to MTAVPGFRPGSSPRRDTLARLRRGWPAYLFLLPTLLLVGYFSYYPAYIAVTRAFTDWDGLNVPNFTGVENFQRAVSDPVMGQATLNMAIWVVLGLILALLPPLLISELIFHLRGRRRQYAYRTLFVIPIVIPSLVLLLVWGSFYRSDGLLNTLLGSVGLGGLRHDWLSDPGTALYSLIFLGFPYVDAFNFLLLYAGLQGIPQDVFDAAKIDGATGWRRVLRVDLPLLRPQLGLIAVLAIIGNVQYFISPLVLTSGGPGFATTVPALLMYFTATRDGEYGYAMAIAVLLMILVVALTGLSRWISRGSR; encoded by the coding sequence ATGACCGCCGTGCCCGGTTTTCGCCCCGGCTCCTCCCCCCGGCGGGACACCCTCGCCCGGTTGCGCCGGGGCTGGCCCGCCTACCTCTTCCTGCTGCCGACCCTGCTGCTGGTCGGGTACTTCTCGTACTACCCCGCCTACATCGCGGTCACGCGGGCCTTCACCGACTGGGACGGCCTGAACGTCCCGAACTTCACCGGAGTAGAAAACTTCCAGCGGGCGGTCAGCGACCCCGTGATGGGGCAGGCCACCCTGAACATGGCGATCTGGGTGGTGCTGGGGCTGATCCTCGCCCTCTTGCCGCCGCTCCTGATCTCGGAGCTGATCTTCCACCTGCGCGGGCGGCGTCGGCAGTACGCCTACCGGACCCTCTTCGTCATCCCCATCGTGATCCCGTCGCTGGTGCTGCTGCTCGTGTGGGGCAGCTTCTACCGCAGCGACGGGTTGCTCAACACCCTGCTGGGCTCGGTCGGGCTGGGCGGGCTGCGGCACGACTGGCTCAGCGACCCCGGCACGGCGCTCTACAGCCTGATCTTCCTGGGCTTTCCGTACGTCGACGCCTTCAACTTTCTGCTGCTGTACGCGGGGCTCCAGGGCATCCCGCAGGACGTGTTCGACGCCGCGAAGATCGACGGTGCGACGGGGTGGCGGCGCGTCTTGAGGGTCGACCTGCCGCTGCTGCGCCCGCAACTGGGGCTGATCGCCGTGCTCGCCATCATCGGGAACGTCCAGTACTTCATCAGCCCGCTGGTGCTGACCTCGGGCGGGCCGGGCTTTGCGACGACCGTGCCCGCCCTGCTGATGTACTTCACGGCCACGCGGGACGGCGAGTACGGCTACGCGATGGCGATTGCCGTGCTGCTGATGATCCTCGTCGTCGCGCTGACGGGCCTCTCACGCTGGATCAGCCGGGGGTCGAGATGA